The proteins below come from a single Triticum aestivum cultivar Chinese Spring chromosome 5D, IWGSC CS RefSeq v2.1, whole genome shotgun sequence genomic window:
- the LOC123122886 gene encoding UDP-glycosyltransferase 83A1-like, with protein MAGAAPHVMVLPFPAQGHVTPFMELSHRLVDRGFQVTFVCTELIHALLLDTGTSGDALCGIRLVSIPDGMADGDDRRDLSKFVGAITRYVPGYVEDLIRETAASGEKEVKWLLADVNLGFCYQGAKNLGVRVAAVWPAAAASLGMWSSIPKMIEDGFIDDKGMAKREGIYEIAPKMPPICMSRMPWCIDGPPEGQQLVFKLVVTDNAQATSLAEIVVCNSFLDAEAAAFGMFPEILPIGPLFADQELRKPVGQFWPEDVSCLEWLDAQSEGSVVYVAFGSFTIFDPRQFRELAEGLELTGRPFLWVVRPDFTSDVLGKAWFDEFQSRIADKGMIVSWCPQQKVLAHPAVACFVSHCGWNSTMEGVRNGVPILCWPYFADQFTNRSYICDIWRTGLAVTLGDGVVTKEEVKSKLEQVIGDEGIAERVAMLRDAARRNIGEGGSSYENFQRFVTLLNE; from the exons ATGGCCGGCGCCGCGCCTCACGTCATGGTGCTGCCGTTCCCGGCGCAGGGCCACGTCACGCCGTTCATGGAGCTGTCGCACCGCCTCGTCGACCGCGGCTTCCAGGTCACCTTCGTCTGCACCGAGCTCATCCACGCGCTCCTCCTCGACACCGGCACCAGCGGCGACGCGCTGTGCGGCATCCGCCTCGTCTCCATACCGGACGGCATGGCCGACGGCGACGACCGCAGGGACCTCTCCAAGTTCGTGGGCGCCATCACGCGGTACGTGCCGGGCTACGTGGAGGACCTCATCAGGGAGACGGCTGCGTCCGGGGAGAAGGAGGTCAAGTGGCTCCTCGCCGACGTCAACCTGGGGTTCTGCTACCAGGGCGCCAAGAACCTCGGCGTCCGGGTGGCTGCCGTCTGGCCGGCGGCCGCCGCGAGTCTCGGGATGTGGTCCAGCATTCCCAAGATGATAGAGGATGGCTTCATCGATGACAAGG GCATGGCAAAGCGAGAGGGGATATATGAGATCGCCCCCAAGATGCCGCCGATCTGCATGTCACGCATGCCGTGGTGCATCGACGGCCCACCCGAGGGGCAGCAGCTGGTCTTCAAGCTCGTGGTCACCGACAACGCCCAAGCGACCAGCCTCGCCGAGATCGTCGTGTGCAACTCGTTCCTCGACGCCGAGGCAGCGGCGTTCGGGATGTTCCCGGAGATACTGCCCATCGGCCCGCTGTTCGCCGATCAGGAGCTTCGGAAGCCCGTCGGGCAGTTCTGGCCGGAAGACGTCAGCTGCCTGGAGTGGCTCGACGCGCAGTCCGAAGGCTCCGTCGTGTACGTGGCGTTCGGCAGCTTCACCATCTTCGACCCGCGGCAGTTCCGAGAGCTCGCCGAAGGGCTGGAGCTCACCGGCCGGCCGTTCCTGTGGGTGGTGCGCCCGGACTTCACCTCCGACGTCCTCGGCAAGGCGTGGTTCGACGAGTTCCAGAGCCGCATCGCTGACAAGGGCATGATCGTCAGCTGGTGCCCCCAGCAGAAG GTTCTGGCGCATCCCGCCGTGGCGTGCTTCGTGTcgcactgcgggtggaactcgACGATGGAGGGGGTGAGGAATGGCGTGCCCATCCTGTGCTGGCCCTACTTCGCCGACCAGTTCACGAACCGGAGCTACATTTGCGACATCTGGAGGACCGGCTTGGCCGTGACGCTCGGAGATGGAGTCGTGACGAAGGAGGAGGTGAAGAGCAAACTTGAGCAGGTCATCGGCGACGAGGGAATCGCGGAGAGGGTAGCGATGCTCAGGGATGCAGCTCGTAGGAACATTGGCGAGGGCGGGTCCTCGTATGAGAATTTCCAGAGATTTGTTACCCTCCTAAACGAGTGA
- the LOC123122885 gene encoding UDP-glycosyltransferase 83A1: MAGAAPHVMVLPFPAQGHVTPLMELSHRLVDHGLRVTFVCTEPIHKLVLDALRRNADDGEALDGIRLVSVPDGLADGDDRRDLCKFLDGLSRCIPGYVEQLIRETKVRWLVGDANMGLCFEVAKKLGVRVACVFPASAAGLGTLLRLPQLIEDGFFDDKGFPKRRGAFEIAPNMPPMYTSHMPWSIDGALEGQEVSFRLVSRNTQATSLAEIIVCNSFHDAETAAFELFPDIVPIGPLFADQEFRKPVGQFLPEDTGCLKWLDAHPDGSVVYVAFGSFTVFDPRQFRELAKGLELTGRPFLWVVRPDFTTGGLSKAWFDEFTNRAAVNGRGMIVSWCPQQQVLAHRAVACFVSHCGWNSTMEGVRNGVPILCWPYFVDQFANRSYICDIWRTGLAVTPGEDGVVTKEEVIAKLGLVIGDEGIAERADMLRDAARKCLSEGGSSYENFKRFVDLLSE; the protein is encoded by the exons ATGGCCGGCGCGGCGCCTCACGTCATGGTGCTGCCGTTCCCGGCGCAGGGCCACGTCACCCCGCTCATGGAGCTGTCGCACCGCCTCGTCGACCACGGCCTCCGGGTCACCTTCGTCTGCACCGAGCCCATCCACAAGCTCGTTCTCGATGCTCTTCGGcggaacgccgacgacggcgaggcGCTGGACGGGATCCGCCTGGTCTCCGTACCGGACGGCCTGGCCGACGGCGACGACCGGAGGGACCTGTGCAAGTTTCTCGATGGGCTCTCGCGGTGCATACCAGGCTATGTGGAGCAGCTCATCAGGGAGACCAAGGTGAGGTGGCTCGTCGGCGACGCCAACATGGGGCTGTGCTTCGAGGTTGCCAAGAAGCTCGGCGTCCGGGTCGCCTGCGTCTTCCCGGCGTCCGCGGCGGGCCTTGGCACGTTGCTCCGGCTTCCCCAGCTGATAGAGGACGGCTTCTTCGACGACAAGG GCTTCCCGAAACGACGAGGCGCGTTCGAGATCGCCCCCAACATGCCGCCGATGTACACCTCGCACATGCCGTGGAGCATCGACGGCGCCTTAGAGGGGCAGGAGGTATCCTTCCGGCTGGTGTCCCGGAACACCCAGGCGACCAGCCTAGCCGAGATCATCGTGTGCAACTCGTTCCACGACGCCGAGACCGCGGCGTTCGAGCTGTTCCCCGACATAGTGCCCATCGGCCCGTTGTTCGCCGACCAGGAGTTCCGGAAGCCTGTCGGGCAGTTCTTGCCGGAGGACACGGGGTGCCTGAAGTGGCTCGACGCCCACCCCGACGGCTCCGTTGTGTACGTGGCGTTCGGCAGCTTCACCGTCTTTGACCCGCGGCAGTTCCGTGAGCTCGCCAAGGGGCTGGAGCTCACCGGCCGGCCGTTCTTGTGGGTGGTGCGCCCGGACTTCACGACCGGCGGCCTGAGCAAGGCGTGGTTCGATGAGTTCACGAACCGAGCCGCTGTCAACGGCAGGGGCATGATCGTTAGCTGGTGTCCCCAGCAGCAG GTCCTCGCACACCGCGCGGTGGCGTGCTTTGTGTCGCACTGCGGTTGGAACTCGACCATGGAGGGGGTCAGAAATGGCGTGCCCATCCTGTGCTGGCCGTACTTCGTCGACCAGTTCGCGAACCGGAGCTACATCTGCGATATCTGGAGGACCGGACTGGCCGTGACGCCCGGTGAAGATGGCGTCGTGACGAAGGAGGAGGTGATCGCCAAATTGGGATTGGTTATCGGTGACGAGGGAATTGCAGAGAGGGCAGATATGCTCAGGGATGCAGCTCGCAAGTGCCTCAGCGAGGGCGGCTCCTCGTATGAGAATTTCAAAAGATTTGTCGATCTTCTAAGCGAATGA